The sequence below is a genomic window from Candidatus Fusobacterium pullicola.
AGATTAAAGGCTTACTGCTCACAACTACTCCATTCACTTTTTCTCTATGAGGCATAGTAAAAATCTCTTCAGTTGGAATGTTTGCAACAAATTCTACTCCAGCTTTAGATTTTTCTCCTCCACTTATCCATTTATGCCCCTCTGGAAGCCCTATCTCTAAATTTGTTCCCAAAGAGTTTCTATATATCAATTTAGTAAATCTTTTCTTATTCAGATAATCCATTCTAGCCTTTAAAGTATTTAGATGATTTTCCCATTCTAAAATTGGATTCTCCTTATCAGCTCTAACTATTTTTAAAATTAATTTCCACATCTCTGAAATAGCAACTTCTATACTTAATTCTGGAAATACTCTCTTTGCCCAAGCTTGTGTAGGAACAGAAATTACACACCATTGGTTACTATTTCCCATCACATTTTCATAATACTCTTTAAGAGCTAAGCTTTTTGCTTTTTGAAATCTAGCTACTCTTGTTTTATCTACCTCTTTTAAAATATCCGGATCAGTAGCATATACACTTAAAAAAGCTGCTCCCTTTTTTCTATAATATTCCATTGATTCTTTTTGCCACTCTGGAAAAGTATCAAAAATATCCTCTGCTCCATATACATATTTATACTTTCCAACCACTTCATCATTCCAATGAACTACAACTTCACTAGCTCCTAATTCATATGCTTGTTTTACCAATTTTCTTGTAAAATCATAAACTTCAACTGGTGAACTAATAACTAAAATCTGTCCTTTTTGAATATTTATTCCCTTTTGAATAACTAACTCTACATATTTATCTATCTGTCTTTCCATGATACTCTCCTCTATATAATTATGCTCTAAATACTCCTTTAGATATAAAATTGTTTATATACTTTGCTGTACCCATTTTCTTATGAATTTCATCATGTATTAAAGGTAATTTTAATGTTGCCTTTGCTCCATCATATAGGCACTCTTTGTAATTTACAATTCCATCACTGTACTCTCCTAACCATCTTGAAAAAATTCCATGAGGTTCTGTACCTATAATTATACCTACCTCTATTGAATCATCTAATTTAAAAGTACTTTTTTTATTTAAAACATGTAAGGGTTTAAATATATTATCTAAAATAGGAAATACTCTTTTTAATCTTCTGTGAATAACCGAATCTCTAAGAGGAGCTGATATCAAGATAACCTTGTCAACTACACCTTTTACCTCTTCATCTCTTAAAGTTCTCTCTATTAACTTTCCTCCAAGCCCATATCCTATTAGAATTATCTCTTCTTTTTCATTTAAACCACCATACTTTAAATCTAAAAGAAAATCTTTTAGCATACTTACTGAGTATTTTATATCTGGAAATGTTAAAGGAAAATTTAAATTTTCAACTTTATATCCTAATAGCTCTAAATTTTCTTGGAGAGGTCTCATATCTCTATAACTTTTATTAAATCCATGTATTAAAACAACTCTAAAACTCATCTGACTATATTCACTCTCCTCTCTATTACTATTATTGATTTAAGTAACCTTTTAAGTTGCTAACAATCATATCAATAGCTACTTTATTCTCTCCACCTCTTGGAATAATTACATCTGCATAACGTTTACTTGGTTCACAAAACTCTAAAAACATAGGTTTTACTGTTGTAAGATATTGATTTTTTACAGATTCAAAACTTCTTCCTCTCTCATTCATATCTCTTTCTATTCTTCTTAAGACCATCTCATCTGCATCTGTGTCAACAAAAATCTTAACATCTAACAACTCTCTTATCTCTGGTACAGCAAAAATTAGTATCCCCTCAATAATTATTATCTTAGAAGAGTTTATTCTTACTGCCCCCTCTTTTCTTGAATGAGTTGTAAAATCATAAATTGGTCTATCTATAGATTTTCCCTCTTTCAGCATCTCTAAATGCTTTCTTAAAAGTTCAAACTCTATTGAGTCAGGGTGGTCAAAGTTTACATTTGCTTTCTCCTCAATACTCATATTTAAAAGCTCTCTATAGTAAGCATCTTGCTCTACTAAAACAGCATCCTCGGCTTTAAAAGCTTTTACTAAATTGTTAGCAACAGTTGTCTTTCCACTTCCACTTCCACCTGCTACTCCAATTATAATACAATCTTTCATCTCTACTTCCTCCTATATTTCCCTTTCCCTACAAGTTTTATTATAACATATTATCCAAAAAAAATAAAATTTTCTCATTTTTAATTGATCATTTTCTTATTATAATTGCTTTAAATAATAGTAGAATTACTATCTGAAATATAGTAAAATAGAATATCAACATATATTAGGAGGAGGATATGAAAAAATTAAAAAATTTTCTTTTTATCTTATTATTTACTCTATTTTCACTCTCTTTATCTGGAAAGAATTTTGAAAATAGTAAAAATCTTATATCAGGAAAATTAGAAAATGGTATACATTACTATATCTATAAAAATAATAAACCTGAAAATAAAGCTATGCTCAATCTTGTTGTAAAAACTGGCTCTCTTATGGAAGAAGATAACGAACAAGGTATAGCACACTTTATGGAGCATATGGCCTTTAATGGAACTACAAAATTTAAGAAAAACGAAATGATAAAATATCTACAGTCTATTGGGCTTAGTTTTGGCGGAGATTTAAATGCCTATACATCATTCGATAGAACTGTATACAAATTATTGGTTCCAACTACACCAAAAGAGCTTGAAGATGGAATTGAAGTGTTAAGAGAATGGGCAAGCGAAGCTACTCTCTCTTCTCAAGAGATAGATAATGAAAAAAAAGTTGTAATTGAAGAGTGGAGACTTCGTCAAGGACTGGCTCAAAGATTAGGAGATGTTCAAAAAAAGGCTCTTTTTGAAGGCTCTAGATATTTTGATAGATTTCCTATAGGATTACCTGAAATTATAAATGGAGCTGATCAAAATTTAGTTAAAGGTTTCTATCAAAAATGGTACCAACCTGAAAATATCTCTATTATAGCTGTTGGAGATTTTGATACAAATCAGATTGAAAACTTTATTCATAAATATTTTAATTATCAAGGAACTCAAAAAGGTAAAACTCCTAAGGAATATTCTTTAAAAAAATTAAAAAATAAATATGTGGTCTTTTCCGATGATGAGATAAGATACAATACTTTTACTATTACTAAAATACTTGATAGAGATGTTATTAAAGATGAAAAATCTATGAAAAATTCTATCATTGATCAACTACTTTTTAATATTTTAAATACTAGATTAAATAACCTTCAAAAAGAATCAGATACTCCTTTTTTACAATCTTTAGTGTA
It includes:
- a CDS encoding aminopeptidase codes for the protein MERQIDKYVELVIQKGINIQKGQILVISSPVEVYDFTRKLVKQAYELGASEVVVHWNDEVVGKYKYVYGAEDIFDTFPEWQKESMEYYRKKGAAFLSVYATDPDILKEVDKTRVARFQKAKSLALKEYYENVMGNSNQWCVISVPTQAWAKRVFPELSIEVAISEMWKLILKIVRADKENPILEWENHLNTLKARMDYLNKKRFTKLIYRNSLGTNLEIGLPEGHKWISGGEKSKAGVEFVANIPTEEIFTMPHREKVNGVVVSSKPLIYGGSVIDKFTLTFKDGEVINYSAEIGEEILGKLLSMDENSKYLGEVALVEYDSPISKSERVFYNTLFDENASCHLAFGGAYPVCLENSEGQSEEELKERGMNNSLTHEDFMIGTEDMEIVGIDSEGRETIIMKNGNFVFTL
- a CDS encoding insulinase family protein; translated protein: MKKLKNFLFILLFTLFSLSLSGKNFENSKNLISGKLENGIHYYIYKNNKPENKAMLNLVVKTGSLMEEDNEQGIAHFMEHMAFNGTTKFKKNEMIKYLQSIGLSFGGDLNAYTSFDRTVYKLLVPTTPKELEDGIEVLREWASEATLSSQEIDNEKKVVIEEWRLRQGLAQRLGDVQKKALFEGSRYFDRFPIGLPEIINGADQNLVKGFYQKWYQPENISIIAVGDFDTNQIENFIHKYFNYQGTQKGKTPKEYSLKKLKNKYVVFSDDEIRYNTFTITKILDRDVIKDEKSMKNSIIDQLLFNILNTRLNNLQKESDTPFLQSLVYKYDINNSQDIFSAVAVIKNNKLSEGITLLNNFLKSSAKNGVTDYELELEKENLINNYKNLVTNKESITHETYADSLVEHVMSGECFIDIDEEFNIYSTLIKNITTKDLNKRIKKIYKENSLYFLTTSTSQNKINEKQLEELIKESKNSNKIIDFSIKPVILTPLKTSLGSFTKETDGKYLLSNGIKVFSKKTDFDKDKIYIKLFKKEGSSSNDYTTFINSTIAPTIIEQSGVGNLKPTDIDTFMKGKNFSISSYISDYEQGFIISTDRKNLELALEYMNYLIY
- a CDS encoding alpha/beta hydrolase — protein: MSFRVVLIHGFNKSYRDMRPLQENLELLGYKVENLNFPLTFPDIKYSVSMLKDFLLDLKYGGLNEKEEIILIGYGLGGKLIERTLRDEEVKGVVDKVILISAPLRDSVIHRRLKRVFPILDNIFKPLHVLNKKSTFKLDDSIEVGIIIGTEPHGIFSRWLGEYSDGIVNYKECLYDGAKATLKLPLIHDEIHKKMGTAKYINNFISKGVFRA
- the udk gene encoding uridine kinase; its protein translation is MKDCIIIGVAGGSGSGKTTVANNLVKAFKAEDAVLVEQDAYYRELLNMSIEEKANVNFDHPDSIEFELLRKHLEMLKEGKSIDRPIYDFTTHSRKEGAVRINSSKIIIIEGILIFAVPEIRELLDVKIFVDTDADEMVLRRIERDMNERGRSFESVKNQYLTTVKPMFLEFCEPSKRYADVIIPRGGENKVAIDMIVSNLKGYLNQ